The following coding sequences are from one Arthrobacter crystallopoietes window:
- a CDS encoding resuscitation-promoting factor → MANALKNRWVKIAGQMVVMTALVLGLVAFVGNNKSVTLTVDGQASSVSTFGSTVQDVLNEADVQVDELDEITPSTSAEITDGSSIQVITAKPVKLTLDGTSKTVHSTSATVEDLLHELGVEEDSELSAPLDAELASVSTVTITTPKTVSITVDGETKKKITTAATIGDLLKEQKIKLGKDDELSDPKSTEIKDNLKLKITRIDRDQKIEVTEPIEFETETKKDSSMYEGEQEITRSGVTGERTKTYALVLVDGEETERELVSNEVTRKPVTQQVSVGTKERPAPKPKASSGSNNTNVGGTWQALAQCESGGNWAINTGNGYYGGLQFSQSSWIGAGGGKYAPLPHLASPSEQIATAEVLRSNGGWGHWPACSAKLGLL, encoded by the coding sequence GTGGCAAACGCACTGAAAAACCGCTGGGTAAAAATTGCCGGGCAAATGGTCGTGATGACCGCACTCGTTCTGGGGCTCGTGGCCTTCGTCGGCAACAACAAGTCGGTAACCCTGACCGTTGACGGCCAGGCCAGCAGCGTCTCGACCTTCGGCAGCACCGTTCAGGACGTCCTGAACGAAGCCGATGTCCAGGTGGACGAGCTGGACGAAATCACTCCGTCCACCAGCGCCGAAATCACCGACGGCAGCAGCATCCAGGTCATCACCGCCAAGCCGGTCAAGCTGACCCTGGACGGCACCAGCAAGACAGTGCATTCCACCTCCGCCACCGTTGAGGACCTCCTCCACGAGCTCGGCGTCGAAGAGGACTCCGAACTTTCCGCCCCGCTGGATGCCGAACTGGCCAGCGTGAGCACGGTGACCATCACCACCCCGAAGACCGTTTCCATCACGGTGGACGGCGAAACCAAGAAGAAAATTACGACGGCGGCCACCATCGGTGATCTGCTGAAGGAACAGAAGATCAAGCTGGGCAAGGACGACGAGCTCTCCGACCCGAAGTCGACTGAGATCAAGGACAACCTGAAGCTCAAGATCACCCGCATCGACCGGGACCAGAAGATCGAGGTCACCGAGCCGATCGAGTTCGAGACCGAGACGAAGAAGGACTCCTCGATGTACGAGGGCGAGCAGGAGATCACCCGCTCCGGTGTCACCGGCGAACGGACCAAGACCTACGCCCTGGTCCTGGTCGACGGCGAAGAAACCGAGCGCGAGCTGGTCAGCAACGAAGTCACCCGCAAGCCGGTCACCCAGCAGGTCAGCGTCGGCACCAAGGAACGCCCGGCGCCCAAGCCCAAGGCATCCTCCGGCAGCAACAACACCAACGTCGGCGGCACCTGGCAGGCACTCGCCCAGTGCGAGTCCGGCGGCAACTGGGCCATCAACACCGGCAACGGTTACTACGGCGGCCTGCAGTTCAGCCAAAGCTCCTGGATCGGCGCCGGCGGCGGCAAGTACGCCCCGCTGCCGCACCTGGCCAGCCCGTCCGAGCAGATTGCCACCGCAGAGGTCCTGCGCAGCAACGGCGGCTGGGGCCACTGGCCGGCCTGCTCTGCCAAGCTGGGCCTGCTCTAA
- the rsmA gene encoding 16S rRNA (adenine(1518)-N(6)/adenine(1519)-N(6))-dimethyltransferase RsmA has protein sequence MPANDGGRPAVAGTAPLLGAADIRRLAAELDVRPTKTLGQNFVIDGNTIRRIVAAAHIDPQETVLEVGPGLGSLTLGLLDAAKHVVAVEIDPKLAAKLPDTAARLRPDAASRLDVVLADAMRVTELPQQPSALVANLPYNVAVPVVLHLLEHFPSLEHGLVMVQDEVADRLAAKPGSKIYGVPSVKAAWYSQMRKAGVIGMNVFWPAPKIASGLVQFTRHEPPETRATRKEVFAVIDAAFAQRRKTLRAALAGWAGSPAAAEDALRAANVDPSARGEVLDIHAFARIAEFKQPLMA, from the coding sequence ATGCCCGCGAACGACGGCGGCCGCCCGGCTGTTGCGGGCACGGCACCTTTGCTGGGGGCAGCCGACATCAGGCGCCTTGCGGCCGAACTGGATGTCCGCCCCACCAAGACCCTGGGACAGAACTTCGTCATCGACGGCAATACCATCCGCCGGATCGTCGCGGCGGCACATATCGATCCGCAGGAGACGGTCCTGGAGGTGGGCCCGGGCCTGGGCTCGCTGACGCTGGGCCTGCTGGACGCGGCCAAACATGTGGTCGCCGTCGAGATTGATCCCAAACTTGCCGCCAAGCTGCCGGACACCGCCGCCCGGCTTCGTCCGGATGCGGCCTCCCGGCTCGACGTCGTACTTGCGGATGCCATGCGGGTGACGGAGCTGCCGCAGCAGCCCAGCGCGCTGGTGGCCAATCTCCCGTACAACGTGGCCGTACCCGTGGTGCTGCACCTGCTGGAGCATTTCCCGTCGCTGGAGCACGGGCTGGTCATGGTGCAGGACGAGGTGGCGGACCGGCTCGCGGCGAAACCGGGCTCGAAGATTTACGGTGTGCCCAGCGTCAAGGCCGCCTGGTACTCGCAGATGCGCAAGGCCGGCGTGATCGGGATGAACGTGTTCTGGCCGGCGCCGAAGATCGCGTCCGGGCTGGTGCAGTTCACCCGGCACGAACCGCCCGAAACGAGGGCCACGCGCAAGGAAGTCTTCGCTGTGATCGACGCGGCCTTCGCCCAGCGCCGCAAGACCCTGCGCGCCGCCCTCGCCGGCTGGGCCGGCAGCCCGGCCGCCGCCGAGGATGCCCTGCGCGCGGCGAACGTGGACCCGAGCGCGCGCGGCGAAGTGCTGGACATCCACGCCTTCGCGCGGATTGCCGAATTCAAACAGCCCTTGATGGCGTGA
- a CDS encoding 4-(cytidine 5'-diphospho)-2-C-methyl-D-erythritol kinase, which yields MSRKRSVRVMAPGKINVSFRMGPQRLDGYHSVASVYLAVSLYEEVTATVRDDDRITVSVRNGSTLPLELDDIPLDESNLAVQAAQLIRSMADRPTGVHLDITKRVPIAGGMGGGSADAAAALVACSALWDTGFSREELVRIASDLGADVPFAILGGVAVGLGIGDQLTPALARKDMNWVLVPASFGLSTPKVYAMADQLREEAGFGATEPEDVDPAVLKAMHAGDVDSLANAVGNDLQAAAMALAPELADILELGVAEGALAGLVSGSGPTLAFLVADRLEAEDLAQRLSDVAGVAALPVHGPVHGARIMA from the coding sequence ATGTCCAGAAAGCGTTCGGTTCGGGTGATGGCCCCGGGCAAGATCAACGTGTCCTTCCGGATGGGCCCGCAGCGCCTGGACGGCTACCACTCCGTGGCCAGCGTCTACCTGGCCGTGTCGCTCTACGAGGAAGTCACCGCCACCGTGCGCGACGACGACCGGATCACCGTGAGCGTGCGCAACGGCTCCACGCTGCCGCTGGAACTCGACGACATCCCGCTGGACGAATCCAACCTGGCCGTCCAGGCCGCGCAGCTGATCCGCTCCATGGCCGACCGGCCCACCGGCGTGCATCTGGACATCACCAAACGCGTACCCATCGCCGGCGGCATGGGCGGGGGATCGGCCGACGCCGCGGCGGCGCTGGTGGCGTGCAGCGCGCTGTGGGATACGGGCTTTTCCCGCGAAGAGCTCGTGCGCATTGCCTCGGACCTCGGCGCCGACGTGCCCTTCGCCATCCTCGGCGGCGTCGCCGTCGGGCTTGGCATCGGGGACCAGCTGACGCCTGCGCTGGCGCGCAAGGACATGAACTGGGTTCTGGTGCCCGCGAGCTTCGGGCTGTCCACGCCCAAGGTCTACGCCATGGCGGACCAGTTGCGCGAAGAGGCCGGATTCGGGGCCACCGAGCCGGAGGACGTGGACCCGGCCGTGCTGAAGGCCATGCATGCCGGGGACGTGGACTCGCTGGCGAACGCGGTTGGCAATGATCTGCAGGCCGCCGCGATGGCGCTGGCGCCGGAGCTGGCCGATATCCTTGAACTGGGCGTCGCCGAGGGCGCGCTGGCCGGGCTGGTCTCCGGGTCGGGTCCGACGCTGGCCTTCCTGGTGGCGGACCGCCTCGAAGCCGAGGACCTTGCCCAGCGGCTCTCCGACGTCGCGGGCGTGGCGGCCCTGCCCGTCCACGGCCCGGTCCACGGCGCGCGCATCATGGCCTGA
- a CDS encoding ABC-F family ATP-binding cassette domain-containing protein, whose product MAHLLGAENISVSFATRTVLDSVSLGLNQGDRIGMVGRNGDGKSTLMRLLAQRTTPDEGRVTKRGDVNIGYLDQQDVLNGDLPVGEAIVGDQADHEWASNPRIREIMGGLVGDVDWHAKVSLLSGGQRRRVALAKLLIEDHDVIMLDEPTNHLDVEGVAWLARHLKERWRPTEGAFLVVTHDRWFLDEVCTRTWEIHDGIVDPFDGGYAAYVLARAERDRMNAVVESKRQQLVKKELAWLRRGAPARTAKPKFRIEAANELIADVPEPRDTVALNKVATARLGKDVLDLEHISYTPPPREGSEAKNDGGRPLFDNITLRLAPGERLGLVGVNGAGKTTLLRLLNGEIEPDSGKAKRGKTVKTAILTQEVRELDDVSDLRVIEVIQRERQVFNVGGKEVSAGQLVEQLGFNKEKQWTPVRDLSGGERRRLQLLRLLVGEPNVLMLDEPTNDLDTDTLAAVEDVLDGWPGTLVVVSHDRYLLERVTDHQMALLGDGKLRGLPGGVDQYLELREEALAAGDGKVGPSSSAGAASGTVPAGESGAAQHRSGGSAPSSTHSEAEKRQAKKDLNRIERQLTKLTQQADKVKEQMTAAGSKADADFEQLAELNKKLQEISAEQEELEMEWLEASEVLE is encoded by the coding sequence TTGGCCCACCTGCTTGGCGCGGAAAACATCAGCGTCTCCTTTGCCACCCGCACCGTCCTGGACTCGGTTTCCCTCGGCCTGAACCAGGGCGACCGGATCGGCATGGTCGGCCGCAACGGCGACGGCAAGTCCACGCTGATGCGGCTGCTCGCGCAGCGCACGACGCCGGACGAAGGCCGCGTGACCAAGCGCGGCGACGTCAACATCGGCTACCTCGACCAGCAGGACGTGCTCAACGGGGACCTGCCCGTGGGCGAGGCCATCGTCGGCGACCAGGCTGACCACGAGTGGGCGTCGAACCCGCGCATCCGCGAAATCATGGGCGGCCTCGTCGGCGACGTGGACTGGCACGCCAAGGTTTCCCTGCTCTCCGGCGGGCAGCGGCGCCGCGTGGCCCTGGCCAAGCTGCTGATCGAAGACCATGACGTCATCATGCTGGACGAGCCCACCAACCACCTGGACGTGGAGGGCGTGGCCTGGCTGGCCCGGCACCTGAAGGAACGCTGGCGTCCCACCGAGGGCGCGTTCCTGGTGGTCACCCACGACCGCTGGTTCCTGGACGAAGTGTGCACCCGGACGTGGGAGATCCATGACGGCATCGTCGATCCGTTCGACGGCGGGTACGCGGCCTACGTCCTGGCCCGCGCCGAACGCGACCGCATGAACGCCGTCGTCGAAAGCAAACGCCAGCAGTTGGTCAAGAAGGAACTGGCCTGGCTCCGCCGCGGCGCCCCCGCCCGCACGGCCAAGCCCAAGTTCCGGATCGAGGCGGCCAACGAACTGATCGCCGACGTCCCGGAGCCGCGCGATACGGTGGCGCTGAACAAGGTGGCCACCGCCCGGCTGGGCAAGGACGTGCTGGATCTGGAGCACATCTCCTACACACCGCCGCCCCGCGAAGGCAGCGAGGCAAAGAACGACGGCGGCAGGCCGCTTTTCGACAACATCACCCTGCGGCTGGCGCCGGGGGAGCGGCTGGGCCTGGTGGGGGTCAACGGTGCGGGCAAGACCACGCTGCTGCGGCTGCTCAACGGCGAGATCGAGCCGGATTCCGGCAAGGCCAAGCGGGGCAAGACCGTGAAGACCGCCATCCTGACGCAGGAAGTGCGCGAGCTGGACGACGTCTCAGACCTGCGGGTCATCGAGGTCATCCAGCGCGAACGCCAGGTCTTCAATGTCGGCGGCAAGGAAGTGTCTGCCGGTCAGCTGGTGGAGCAGCTGGGCTTCAACAAGGAGAAGCAGTGGACGCCCGTGCGGGATCTTTCCGGAGGTGAGCGCCGCCGCCTGCAGCTGCTGCGCCTGCTGGTGGGGGAGCCGAACGTGCTGATGCTGGACGAGCCGACCAATGACCTGGACACCGACACCCTCGCGGCGGTGGAAGACGTGCTGGACGGCTGGCCCGGAACCCTGGTGGTTGTCTCGCACGACCGCTACCTGCTCGAGCGCGTCACCGACCACCAGATGGCGCTGCTGGGCGACGGCAAGCTCCGGGGCCTGCCCGGCGGCGTGGACCAGTATCTGGAACTGCGGGAGGAAGCACTCGCCGCCGGAGACGGGAAGGTGGGGCCGTCGTCGTCCGCTGGTGCCGCATCGGGAACGGTGCCCGCCGGCGAAAGCGGTGCTGCCCAGCACCGTTCCGGCGGTTCAGCACCGTCCTCAACGCACAGCGAGGCGGAAAAGCGGCAGGCTAAGAAGGACCTGAACCGGATTGAGCGCCAGCTGACCAAGCTCACCCAGCAGGCGGACAAGGTCAAGGAACAGATGACGGCCGCCGGCTCGAAAGCCGACGCGGACTTCGAGCAGCTTGCCGAGCTGAACAAGAAGCTGCAGGAGATCAGCGCCGAGCAGGAAGAACTCGAGATGGAGTGGCTCGAGGCGTCCGAAGTCCTCGAGTAG
- a CDS encoding response regulator transcription factor encodes MASTLEQLLEDGRAALNGGDWREAQSFFRQALEHGVTAETAYGLAKAVEWAGDFGTAIGLYEKAFTLLRRRGESRLPALIAARELSFLYDAVYANAAAADGWLARATSLISEAGDCVEAGWVHLAQCLGTLDPAEMRAHAAAATELGRRLGDPDLEFCARSYEGLALVLGGRIAVGLRLIDEAAAAATSGEVRDYQAAGEIYCKMLLCSELTLDVRRAQQWMEVAAGFGHRQHAAWVPAICGMHYGGILTAAGRWAEAEDRLERAIKDYDGGFRALRGGAVVRLADLRLRQGRAAEAATLLRGYESDPAAVQPLARLRLMNGDAESAAAVLRRRLQAAAGSVLVAPEIALLAEVHLAARRPDEASGLGCELGVIAAATGLGQYVALAEYTVGLCRLATERTNGAGAGASTVAREHLEKALVAFGAAGLPLEQARCRLALARAVAADQPELATAEALTALRDFQQLGARYDADAAAQVLRALGHRYRTSPRAGGQLTTREVQVLQLIADGLSNSQIAARLFISKRTVEHHVGSILAKLGLTTRAEVQAYASRAHTNQPA; translated from the coding sequence ATGGCTTCCACCCTGGAGCAGCTTCTTGAGGACGGCCGCGCCGCACTCAACGGCGGGGACTGGAGGGAAGCGCAGTCATTCTTCAGGCAGGCGCTTGAGCACGGGGTGACTGCCGAGACCGCATACGGCTTGGCCAAAGCCGTTGAATGGGCCGGGGACTTCGGGACCGCCATCGGACTCTACGAAAAGGCCTTCACCCTGTTACGCCGGCGCGGTGAATCCCGTCTTCCGGCTTTGATCGCCGCCCGCGAGCTCAGCTTCCTTTACGATGCGGTCTACGCCAATGCGGCTGCCGCGGACGGCTGGCTGGCGCGGGCTACTTCCCTGATCAGCGAGGCGGGCGATTGCGTGGAGGCCGGTTGGGTGCATCTGGCCCAGTGCCTTGGCACCCTCGACCCTGCCGAGATGCGCGCCCATGCCGCGGCCGCCACCGAACTGGGCCGGCGTTTGGGCGACCCGGACCTGGAATTCTGCGCCCGCAGCTACGAGGGCCTGGCGCTGGTCCTCGGCGGGCGTATCGCCGTGGGCTTGCGGCTCATTGATGAAGCCGCGGCCGCTGCCACCAGCGGCGAGGTCCGCGACTACCAAGCCGCCGGCGAAATCTACTGCAAGATGCTGCTCTGCTCGGAGCTGACCCTCGATGTTAGGCGGGCCCAGCAATGGATGGAGGTTGCTGCCGGTTTCGGCCACCGCCAGCACGCGGCCTGGGTACCGGCAATCTGCGGAATGCATTACGGCGGCATCCTTACCGCCGCGGGCCGCTGGGCCGAGGCTGAGGACCGGCTGGAGCGCGCCATCAAAGATTACGACGGCGGCTTCCGGGCTTTGCGCGGCGGTGCGGTAGTGCGTCTCGCTGATTTGCGGCTACGCCAGGGCAGAGCCGCGGAAGCGGCAACCCTGCTGCGCGGCTACGAATCGGATCCCGCCGCGGTCCAGCCGCTGGCCCGGCTTCGGCTGATGAACGGCGATGCCGAGTCCGCGGCGGCCGTCCTGCGCCGGCGTCTCCAGGCGGCCGCCGGATCTGTCCTGGTGGCACCGGAAATAGCGCTCCTCGCCGAAGTCCATTTGGCTGCACGGCGTCCGGACGAAGCATCCGGTCTCGGCTGCGAACTGGGCGTTATCGCCGCGGCGACCGGCCTTGGCCAGTACGTCGCGCTGGCTGAGTACACCGTGGGGCTGTGCCGCTTGGCCACCGAACGTACTAACGGCGCCGGTGCCGGGGCGAGCACTGTTGCCCGCGAGCATCTGGAGAAGGCGCTGGTGGCTTTCGGTGCCGCCGGCCTGCCGCTCGAACAGGCCCGCTGCCGCCTGGCCCTGGCCCGGGCCGTGGCCGCAGACCAACCAGAGCTTGCCACCGCGGAAGCGCTCACCGCTTTGCGGGACTTCCAGCAGCTTGGCGCTCGGTACGACGCCGATGCAGCAGCCCAGGTCCTCCGCGCCCTGGGGCACCGTTACCGCACCTCCCCCCGGGCCGGCGGCCAGCTGACCACGAGGGAAGTCCAGGTGCTGCAACTTATCGCCGACGGCTTGTCCAACAGCCAGATCGCGGCGCGGCTATTCATCAGCAAACGCACGGTGGAACACCATGTAGGGAGTATTCTCGCGAAACTGGGGCTCACCACCAGGGCTGAAGTCCAGGCCTATGCAAGCCGCGCACACACAAACCAGCCCGCCTAG
- a CDS encoding class I SAM-dependent methyltransferase, protein MAHTESFQLEEAAAEAYEAKFVPAMFTEWAQRMVTVAGVSPGQRILDVACGTGIVARTAAEIAGAEAVTGVDINPAMLAVAARVRPEISWLQGDAAALPVPEGAFDVVLCQMALMFFPDAVAALREMCRAAVDGGTVAVAVPGRLADQPGYGPFVELVSRHADSGAMSLLGVYWACGNLEKLERLFAEAGLHGVESQTHIGEAKYSSAADFVAVEVESTPLMARLTEDQFARIRTEAAAVLQPFAAADGALTVPLQGHIVVGRKAKERKR, encoded by the coding sequence ATGGCCCATACAGAAAGCTTCCAGCTGGAAGAAGCAGCGGCCGAGGCTTACGAAGCAAAGTTCGTTCCGGCGATGTTCACGGAGTGGGCCCAGCGGATGGTGACCGTGGCTGGAGTATCGCCTGGCCAGCGGATTCTTGACGTTGCCTGCGGTACCGGCATTGTGGCCCGCACGGCGGCGGAGATAGCCGGTGCGGAAGCGGTGACCGGCGTGGACATCAACCCCGCCATGCTCGCCGTGGCTGCCAGAGTCCGGCCGGAGATCAGCTGGCTACAGGGTGATGCGGCCGCGCTGCCTGTGCCGGAGGGCGCCTTTGACGTCGTGCTTTGCCAGATGGCGCTGATGTTCTTTCCGGATGCTGTGGCGGCGCTGCGGGAGATGTGCAGGGCGGCGGTCGACGGCGGAACAGTTGCGGTTGCGGTGCCCGGGCGCCTGGCGGACCAGCCGGGCTACGGACCTTTCGTGGAGCTGGTCTCGCGCCATGCGGATTCCGGTGCCATGTCCCTCCTAGGCGTTTATTGGGCCTGCGGGAATCTGGAAAAGCTTGAGCGGCTCTTTGCTGAGGCGGGTTTGCACGGGGTGGAATCCCAGACGCACATCGGCGAGGCCAAGTACTCCTCGGCCGCGGATTTCGTGGCGGTTGAAGTAGAGAGCACACCGCTGATGGCGCGGTTGACCGAGGATCAGTTTGCCCGCATCCGTACGGAAGCGGCTGCCGTCCTGCAACCGTTCGCCGCGGCTGACGGTGCCCTGACAGTGCCGTTGCAGGGACACATTGTCGTTGGCCGCAAGGCTAAGGAGCGCAAGCGCTAG
- a CDS encoding MarR family winged helix-turn-helix transcriptional regulator has protein sequence MSSDTRWLDRHEQEVWRALRELIWGFESAMDRQLIRDSELSGVEYSVLAALSEAADGIMRARDIAQALDWERSRLSHLLKRMEAKGLVARTECESDARGFNISMTDVGHKAIVQAAPGHVSFVRENVFDPLTDEERDALHSAATKIQASIRSAGLWENRGAPKG, from the coding sequence GTGAGCTCGGACACGCGGTGGCTCGATAGACACGAGCAGGAAGTTTGGCGCGCGCTGCGCGAACTGATCTGGGGTTTCGAATCCGCCATGGACCGCCAGCTGATCCGCGACTCTGAACTCTCGGGCGTGGAGTACTCCGTACTCGCCGCGCTCTCCGAAGCCGCGGATGGGATCATGCGGGCTCGCGACATCGCCCAGGCGCTGGACTGGGAGCGAAGCCGGCTCTCCCACCTGCTCAAGCGGATGGAGGCCAAGGGACTGGTGGCGCGGACGGAATGCGAGTCCGATGCCCGCGGATTCAACATTTCGATGACCGACGTCGGACACAAGGCCATTGTGCAGGCCGCGCCCGGACACGTAAGTTTTGTCCGCGAGAACGTTTTCGACCCGCTGACCGACGAAGAGCGCGACGCCCTGCACTCCGCGGCCACCAAGATCCAGGCTTCAATCCGGTCGGCCGGGCTCTGGGAGAACCGCGGCGCGCCAAAGGGGTAG
- a CDS encoding NADPH-dependent FMN reductase, with the protein MTKIAIVTGSTRPGRNNKGVADWVLSQTAGRTDAEFELVDIADFNLPLLDEAYPAMYQNYQNDHTKAWSAKINEFDGFIFVTGEYNHTLTPALANALSYLNVEFNNKAAGIVSYGSMGGARAAEHLRNVLSELQIAHVRNQVMFSLFTDFENFSEFKPTEQNAGTLAPMLDQLIPWTRAMEAVRAEAAVAAN; encoded by the coding sequence ATGACCAAGATTGCAATCGTCACCGGCAGCACCCGTCCGGGCCGCAACAACAAGGGCGTTGCCGACTGGGTTCTGTCCCAGACCGCAGGCCGCACCGACGCCGAATTCGAACTTGTCGACATCGCAGACTTCAACCTCCCCTTGCTGGACGAGGCCTACCCGGCCATGTACCAGAACTACCAGAATGACCACACCAAGGCCTGGTCCGCCAAGATCAACGAATTCGATGGCTTCATCTTCGTTACCGGCGAGTACAACCATACTCTGACCCCGGCCCTGGCCAATGCACTGTCCTACCTGAACGTGGAGTTCAACAACAAGGCAGCCGGCATCGTGTCCTACGGTTCCATGGGTGGCGCCCGCGCCGCCGAGCACCTGCGCAACGTGCTCTCCGAGCTGCAGATCGCCCACGTCCGCAACCAGGTCATGTTCTCCCTGTTCACCGACTTCGAGAACTTCTCCGAGTTCAAGCCGACCGAGCAGAACGCCGGCACCCTGGCCCCGATGCTCGACCAGCTCATCCCGTGGACCCGCGCCATGGAGGCCGTCCGCGCCGAAGCAGCCGTCGCCGCCAACTAA
- a CDS encoding TetR/AcrR family transcriptional regulator, with amino-acid sequence MEAALPQVHHSPATSAHDDKAQRRTLMTEATTEIIAHEGLRALTHRAVDAHLNLPTGSTSYYFRTKDELLAGALEYLRERSVADFENANLEAPRTVEEGMDIEHVATRIAQYLDIQLTTRPHHIKARVALALELSEREDFRGTISDALFSQSRALELFEALGSTEPAKLASGFTALIEGLAFRSLLEGNSSLVPGSRRVDVFHEAIASYLLGVGDPEPLD; translated from the coding sequence GTGGAAGCAGCATTACCGCAGGTCCATCACAGCCCGGCGACCTCCGCGCACGACGACAAGGCGCAGCGCCGGACCCTGATGACAGAAGCAACCACGGAAATTATCGCCCACGAGGGCCTACGGGCCCTGACACACCGGGCCGTGGACGCGCACCTGAACCTGCCGACCGGCTCCACCAGCTACTACTTCCGGACCAAGGACGAACTGCTGGCAGGCGCCTTGGAGTACCTGCGCGAGCGTTCGGTGGCGGACTTCGAGAACGCGAACCTGGAAGCGCCGCGGACCGTCGAAGAAGGCATGGACATTGAGCATGTGGCCACCCGGATTGCCCAGTACCTCGACATCCAGCTGACCACCCGCCCGCACCACATCAAGGCGCGCGTGGCCCTGGCCCTGGAGCTCTCCGAGCGCGAAGATTTCCGGGGAACAATTTCGGACGCGCTGTTCTCGCAGTCGCGGGCGCTGGAGCTTTTCGAAGCGCTGGGATCCACGGAACCGGCCAAGCTCGCCAGCGGCTTTACGGCGCTGATCGAGGGCCTCGCCTTCCGCAGCCTGCTCGAGGGGAATTCATCCCTGGTCCCGGGCAGCCGGCGGGTGGACGTTTTCCACGAGGCCATCGCGTCCTACCTGCTGGGCGTGGGCGACCCCGAGCCGCTGGACTAG
- the zapE gene encoding cell division protein ZapE encodes MLRGKSQTKQEILAHFAHRAAAAGFALDKYQLQAIQQLAEVAARTVNASTAHAPNVALAPASSNKRRRNLYLWGPVGRGKSWLVNEFFAALLLEGKKRWHFHDFFRELHARRREAQDSPSRPAGTSAVDVAIDSLLQDCTLLVLDEFHVHDPGDGQLLARFLRALFSRGIALVTTSNYPPGSLMPNGLFHDLFAPTIALIEKHMQVAGVAGPVDYRSLPSNNDGGREGPRFSDGSVISAGTDDLARALDGTGLSMPEPHEAVELRPTTWPLPALRATEAELWFDFRQLCETPTATQDYLALVEQRRHWVITAVPSREEISMNGWQRFSNIVDILYDADIPLTLISEAPLDLSPSESPSAVDIARIASRLGQLKSAVTTN; translated from the coding sequence GTGTTGAGGGGCAAGTCGCAGACCAAGCAGGAAATTCTGGCGCACTTTGCGCATCGTGCGGCAGCGGCTGGTTTCGCTCTCGACAAGTACCAGCTCCAAGCCATTCAGCAACTGGCGGAGGTGGCCGCCAGAACAGTTAATGCTTCCACCGCACACGCTCCCAACGTAGCCCTCGCACCGGCCTCCAGCAATAAGAGGCGCCGGAATCTCTACCTTTGGGGCCCAGTTGGCCGGGGCAAGAGCTGGCTGGTCAACGAGTTCTTCGCAGCGCTCCTGTTGGAAGGCAAGAAACGCTGGCATTTCCACGACTTCTTCCGCGAGCTGCATGCCCGCCGTCGCGAAGCGCAGGATTCGCCGTCGCGGCCGGCCGGTACCAGCGCCGTGGACGTGGCCATCGACTCGCTGCTGCAGGACTGCACCCTGCTGGTCCTGGACGAATTCCATGTGCACGATCCGGGCGACGGCCAGCTGCTGGCCCGTTTCCTGCGCGCACTTTTCTCCCGCGGCATCGCCCTGGTCACCACCTCCAACTACCCGCCGGGTTCCCTGATGCCCAACGGACTCTTCCACGATCTGTTCGCCCCCACCATCGCCCTGATCGAAAAACACATGCAGGTTGCCGGCGTCGCCGGTCCGGTGGACTACCGCTCCTTGCCTTCAAATAACGACGGCGGCCGTGAAGGTCCGCGGTTCAGCGACGGCAGCGTGATCAGCGCCGGAACCGACGACCTGGCCCGCGCGCTGGACGGCACAGGCCTGTCCATGCCGGAACCGCACGAGGCAGTGGAGCTGCGGCCTACCACGTGGCCGCTCCCGGCGCTGCGCGCCACGGAGGCGGAACTCTGGTTTGATTTCCGGCAGCTCTGCGAGACGCCCACCGCCACCCAGGACTACCTGGCGTTGGTTGAGCAGAGGCGGCACTGGGTGATCACCGCCGTTCCGTCCCGCGAGGAGATCAGCATGAACGGCTGGCAGCGCTTCAGCAACATTGTGGACATCCTCTACGACGCGGACATTCCGCTGACGCTGATCAGCGAAGCACCCCTGGATCTGAGCCCGTCGGAGAGTCCTTCCGCCGTCGATATCGCCCGCATCGCCAGCCGCCTCGGCCAGCTGAAGAGCGCCGTGACGACCAACTGA